In the genome of Streptomyces sp. Q6, the window GGCGCGGCGTGCTGGCGGGGCTGCTCGCCGCGGGGTTCACGGCGTTCGCCCTGGGGCTCGCGTGAGGGCCTGGGCGACCCGCGCCGCCGTGGAGGTTGACCCGCTGCGGGGCGGACGCCCGGTCCGGCGCCGGGCAGGAGGCGCCGGCCGGGGCGTCGCCGGCACGGCTACTGTTCGCGGCCCGCCGAGGTGAAGCTCATGTCGGCGTAGCGGTCGCCGGACACCTGTGAGGCGATCGGCTCCAGCAGCGTCAACTCCTCGTCGGCGAGGACGACATGGGTCGCCGCGGTGTTCTCCTCGATCCGGGTGCGCTTGCGAGTGCCGGGGATGGGGACGACGGCGAGGCCGAACGCCTGCGCCTGCCGCTGCACCCAGGCCAGTGCGATCTGGCCGAGGGAGGCGCCATGGGCGTCGGCGACCTGGCGGACCGGTTCGAGCAGGGCCGCGTTGGCGGCGGCGTTGTCCCCGGTGAACCGGGGCTGCTGGCGGCGGAAGTCGTCGTCAGCGAGCTCCTTGTCGGCGCTGACGAAGGAGCCCGTGAGGAAACCACGACCGAGAGGGGAGTACGGAACGAGGGCGACGCCGAGTTCGGCGGCCGTGGGCACCACCGCGCGTTCGATGTCACGGCTGAACAGCGACCACTCGGACTGGACCGCCGCGATGGGGTGGACGGCGTGGGCGGCGCGGAGTTCGTCGGCGGTGACCTCGCTGAGGCCGAGGTGCTTGACCTTGCCGGCGGCGACGAGTTCGGCCATCACGCCGACCGTCTCCTCGATGGGGACCTTCGGGTCACGGCGGTGCATGTAGTACAGGTCGACCGAGTCGACGCCCAGCCGCTGGAGGCTGGCGTCGATGCAGGTCCGAATGTAGGCGGGGTCGTTGCTGATGACGCGCTTGTACGGGTCGCTCGGGTCGAGCCCGATGGCGAACTTGGTGGCCAGGACGATCTCGTCACGGTGCGCCTTGACGAAAGGAGCAAGAAACTTCTCGTTCTCACCGGCGGCGTAGGCGTCGGCGGTGTCGTACAGGGTGACGCCGAGTTCCAGGGCCCGCTCCAGGGTGGCCCTGGCCTCGTCGGCGTCCGTCGGTCCGTAGGCCCAGCTCATCCCCATGCAGCCGAGGCCCTGAATGCCCACCACGGGCCCGTTGCTTCCCAACTCAACAGTGGAGATGCGCTGCCGCTCGCCCGGCTGCGGCGTCCGTTGCGTGCTGTTCATGCGGTTCACGCCCTCTCAGGCGCCTGGCGGGCGCCCGCATAGAAATTGATCTTGTGATCGAGCACGGCCAGAGTGTCCTGGAGTTCGGCCATCCGGTTCAGGACGTCGCGGCGGGTCGACTCGAGGAGTTCTTTGCGCTCCTCGAAGGTGTGCTCGCCCAGGCGCACGAGTTCGGCGTAGCGGACCATGTGGGCCACCGGCATCCCGGTGAGCCGCAGCTTGCCGACGAAGGCGAGCCAGTCCAGATCACGGTTGGTGTAGCGGCGCTGGCCGGTGTGCGAGCGGTCGACGTCGGGCATCAGGCCGATCCGCTCGTACCAGCGCAAGGTGTGCGCGGTCAGCCCGGTGAAGGCGACGACCTCGCTGATGGTGTAGCGGTCCTGGCCGTCCGGACGCGGGTGCGCTTCGGGCGCGGCGGAGCAGGCGTCGACCTTGGTCCGGGCAGGTGCGGGCGTGGTCTCCATCACCGTCATGGGCCCCACGCTAGAACCTTGGAGTGCACTCCAAGCAAGCACATCGTGGGGATTTCCGGGCGACAGCGGCGTGGCCCCCTCGTTACGGTGCGGATCATGACTCCCGTACGCCGTGCCGTCCCCGGGGACGCCGACGAGCTGGTCCGGCTGCGCAAGATCATGCTGGACTCCATGAGCCCGAGCGCCGATGTGGCCTGGCAGCCGGCCACGGCCGATGCCCTGCGCCGCCATCTCGCCGATCCGGCGGGCGAGTTGACGGCTTTCGTGGTCGACGATCCGGACGTCCCCGGAAGTCTCGCCGCGTGCGCGACGGGGGCGCTCCACCACGGCCTGGGCAGCCCGGGCAACCCCCTCGGCACGTCCGGGCACGTCTTCAACGTGTGCACCGGGCCGGGGCATCGGCGCCGGGGCTATTCGCGGGCGTGCATGGAGGCGCTCCTCGACTGGTTCCGGGAGCGCGGCGTCCGCTGGATCGATCTGCACGCGACGGAGGCGGGCGAGCCGCTGTACGCCTCCCTCGGGTTCGCCCGCACCCCCGCGCCCTCGATGAGGCTGACGCTCTAGGCTCGTAGGCATGCAGAGCCTCGCGATGATCGAGAACTGGCCGGTACCGACCGCCGCAGCAGCCGTCGTCCGTGCGGACGGCACGGTCCTGGGGACGCGGGGACCCACGGCGCACCGCTTCCCGTTGGCCTCGGTCACCAAGCCGCTCGCGGCGTACGCGGCGCTCGTCGCGTACGAGGAGGGTGCCATCGAACTCGACGAGTCGGCCGGACCGGCGGGTTCCACAGTGCGGCACCTGCTGGCCCACACCAGTGGTCTCGCCTTCGACGAGCACCGGACGACGTCCGAGCCGGGGGCGCGCCGGCTGTACTCGAACGCCGGCTTCGAGGTGCTCGGGGACCACATCGCGAAGGCGACCGACATCCCGTTCGCCGAGTATCTGCGCCAGGCCGTGTTCGAGCCGCTCGGGATGGCCGCGACCACGCTGGACGGCTCGCCCGCCAAGGACGGGGTGTCCACGGTGGACGACCTGGTGCGGTTCGCCGCGGAGGTGCAGGCACCGCGACTGCTCGACCCGCGGACCGTGGCCGAGGCGATGACGGTGCAGTACCCGGGCACGAAGGGGGTGCTGCCGGGGTACGGGCATCAGAACCCGAACGACTGGGGGCTCGGCTTCGAGATCCGGGACCACAAGTCGCCGCACTGGACGGGCGGTTCGTCGTCGCCGCGGACGTTCGGGCACTTCGGGCAGTCCGGCACGTTCCTGTGGGTGGACCCGGACGCGGGAGTGGCCTGCGTGGCCCTGACGGACCGGGCGTTCGGGCCGTGGGCGGCCGAGGTGTGGCCGCCGTTCACCGACGCGGTGCGCGCCGAGGTCTGATCCGACAGCCCTGAACGCAGGGCGCCAGGCTCTGGGCGGCAGGCTCTGGGCGCTGGACTCTGGGCTCGCCTACCGCCGCATGCCCCAGAACCCGCGGAACTCCAAGACCCCCCGGAACCCCCGGAACCCCCTGTGCCTCCGCCGGGTCACCTGCTCATCTCCCAGATGAGCAGGTGGGCTTCCTCCGTGGTCGATGCCTCCAGGTTCGCCTCGTCCGTGATGCGGGCGGCGTCGCCCGGCCCCAATCGCGCGTCGCCCAAGCGCACTTCACCCCGCACGACGTGCAGGTAGACGTACGGCGCCACCGGCAGCGCCGTGCGCTCACCTCCGGTCAGGCGGCGGACGTGGAGCATCGCGCCCGCGGCGGGGACGTCGTACGGGGTCGAGTCGGCGATGCCGTGCACCACTTCGTACAGCGGATCGCCGCCCGGGTCGATGGGGGCCAGCCACATCTGGAGGAAGGTGAGGGGCTCGGTGCTGTCGTTGCGCTCGGTGTGCCGGACGCCGCCGCCGGAGCTGAGGCGCTGGACGTCGCCGGGCCGCACCACGGACTCGTGGCCGGCGGAGTCGCGGTGGGTGAGTTCGCCGGTGACGACCCACGTGATGATCTCGGTGTGGCTGTGCGGGTGCTCGTCGAAGCCGGCGCCCGGGGCCAGGTGCTCCTCGTTGCAGGCGAGGATCGCGCCGAAGCGCAGGTTGTCCGGGTCGTAGTGCGGGCCGAAGGAGAAGGCGTGGAGGGACTCGATCCCTGCCTCGGGTTCGCCCCCGGGATAGCGGTCGCCGGAGCGACGTACATCAATCACCCGGTACACGGTAGCCGCCGGGTCCGGGACTTGGCCGGGGTCGGCTAGGACCCTCCACTCCGCTGAGCCGCCCTGATAAGGCAGTCTTGTCCCCGTGCCCCAATCGGAATCAGCGCAGCCCTCAGAGAACGAACCGGCGGACCGTCGCCCGGATGCCCTCGCGGCCTCCCACCCGCACTCGGCGACCCTGAAGCGTCTGGAGAAGTCGTCCGGGTCGCTCGCCGCGCAGGCGATCACGCGCATGGACGAGACGCTGTCCTGGTACCGGGCCATGCCGCCGGAGAACCGGTCGTGGATCGGCCTGGTGGCACAGGCGGGTATCGCCGCGTTCACCGAGTGGTTCCGGCACCCCGACGCCCCGCAGGCCATCTCGACCGATGTGTTCGGCACGGCGCCGCGGGAGCTGACGCGGGCGATCACCTTGCGTCAGACCGTGGAGATGGTGCGCACCACGATCGAGGTCATGGAGTCGGCCATCGACGAGGTGGCGGCGCCCGGCGACGAGAGCGTGCTGCGTGAGGCGCTGCTGGTGTACGCACGGGAGATCGCGTTCGCGACCGCTCAGGTGTACGCGCAGGCGGCGGAGGCGCGGGGCGCGTGGGACGCGCGGCTCGAGTCCCTCGTGGTGAACGCGGTCCTGTCCGGGGAGGCCGACGAGGGTGCGGTCAGCCGGGCCGCGGCGCTCGGCTGGAACTCGCCGGAGCATGTCTGCGTGGTGCTCGGCACGGCCCCCGACGGCGACAGCGAGCTGACCGTGGAGGCGATCAGGCGGGCCTCGCGCCACGCCAAGCTCCAGGTCCTGACCGGAGTGCTCGGCAACCGGCTCGTGGTGATCGCGGGCGGCAGCGACAATCCGCTGGCGGTGGCGAAGTCGCTGATCGGGCCGTTCGCCGCGGGGTCCGTGGTCGCGGGGCCCGTGGTGCCGGACCTGCTCGCCGCCACGCGGTCCGCCCAGGCGGCGGCCGCCGGGCTCAAGGCCTGCGGCGCCTGGCAGGACGCTCCGCGGCCGGTGCTGGCGGACGATCTGCTTCCGGAGCGGGCGATCGCCGGAGACCCGTCCGCGCGGGAGCAGTTGGTGGAGGAGATCTACAGACCGCTGGAGGAGGCGGGCTCGGCGCTTCTGGAGACGCTCAGCGTCTATCTGGAACAGGCGAGCAGCCTCGAAGGC includes:
- a CDS encoding aldo/keto reductase, with translation MNSTQRTPQPGERQRISTVELGSNGPVVGIQGLGCMGMSWAYGPTDADEARATLERALELGVTLYDTADAYAAGENEKFLAPFVKAHRDEIVLATKFAIGLDPSDPYKRVISNDPAYIRTCIDASLQRLGVDSVDLYYMHRRDPKVPIEETVGVMAELVAAGKVKHLGLSEVTADELRAAHAVHPIAAVQSEWSLFSRDIERAVVPTAAELGVALVPYSPLGRGFLTGSFVSADKELADDDFRRQQPRFTGDNAAANAALLEPVRQVADAHGASLGQIALAWVQRQAQAFGLAVVPIPGTRKRTRIEENTAATHVVLADEELTLLEPIASQVSGDRYADMSFTSAGREQ
- a CDS encoding MerR family transcriptional regulator — protein: MTVMETTPAPARTKVDACSAAPEAHPRPDGQDRYTISEVVAFTGLTAHTLRWYERIGLMPDVDRSHTGQRRYTNRDLDWLAFVGKLRLTGMPVAHMVRYAELVRLGEHTFEERKELLESTRRDVLNRMAELQDTLAVLDHKINFYAGARQAPERA
- a CDS encoding GNAT family N-acetyltransferase, which gives rise to MTPVRRAVPGDADELVRLRKIMLDSMSPSADVAWQPATADALRRHLADPAGELTAFVVDDPDVPGSLAACATGALHHGLGSPGNPLGTSGHVFNVCTGPGHRRRGYSRACMEALLDWFRERGVRWIDLHATEAGEPLYASLGFARTPAPSMRLTL
- a CDS encoding serine hydrolase domain-containing protein, with the translated sequence MQSLAMIENWPVPTAAAAVVRADGTVLGTRGPTAHRFPLASVTKPLAAYAALVAYEEGAIELDESAGPAGSTVRHLLAHTSGLAFDEHRTTSEPGARRLYSNAGFEVLGDHIAKATDIPFAEYLRQAVFEPLGMAATTLDGSPAKDGVSTVDDLVRFAAEVQAPRLLDPRTVAEAMTVQYPGTKGVLPGYGHQNPNDWGLGFEIRDHKSPHWTGGSSSPRTFGHFGQSGTFLWVDPDAGVACVALTDRAFGPWAAEVWPPFTDAVRAEV
- a CDS encoding pirin family protein; the encoded protein is MYRVIDVRRSGDRYPGGEPEAGIESLHAFSFGPHYDPDNLRFGAILACNEEHLAPGAGFDEHPHSHTEIITWVVTGELTHRDSAGHESVVRPGDVQRLSSGGGVRHTERNDSTEPLTFLQMWLAPIDPGGDPLYEVVHGIADSTPYDVPAAGAMLHVRRLTGGERTALPVAPYVYLHVVRGEVRLGDARLGPGDAARITDEANLEASTTEEAHLLIWEMSR
- a CDS encoding helix-turn-helix domain-containing protein; the encoded protein is MPQSESAQPSENEPADRRPDALAASHPHSATLKRLEKSSGSLAAQAITRMDETLSWYRAMPPENRSWIGLVAQAGIAAFTEWFRHPDAPQAISTDVFGTAPRELTRAITLRQTVEMVRTTIEVMESAIDEVAAPGDESVLREALLVYAREIAFATAQVYAQAAEARGAWDARLESLVVNAVLSGEADEGAVSRAAALGWNSPEHVCVVLGTAPDGDSELTVEAIRRASRHAKLQVLTGVLGNRLVVIAGGSDNPLAVAKSLIGPFAAGSVVAGPVVPDLLAATRSAQAAAAGLKACGAWQDAPRPVLADDLLPERAIAGDPSAREQLVEEIYRPLEEAGSALLETLSVYLEQASSLEGAARMLFVHPNTVRYRLRRVTDVTGWSPSDVRSAFTLRIALILGRLADADPQS